A single region of the Acuticoccus sediminis genome encodes:
- a CDS encoding NAD(P)/FAD-dependent oxidoreductase has product MNRRFDVAVVGGGLVGASAAYFLASRHRLDVVLLERGRVGAQASGVNFGNVRRQGRTINQLPLAHHARAIWGELDKHLDDPCEFLVTGHLKLAFDDEQMAALEDYAPRAGAAGLDLELMGANAVHTRFPFLGKGVVGGSFSPQDGNANPRLVAPAFGRAARRAGADVRENTEVLDITRTADGFALETRDGSLRAGTVVNAAGAWAGRLAQSFGDTVPMTPRGPMMAVTEPLRYAIRPVLGTGDSSFYMRQVERGSVVFGGGARVDVDLDNPFPRPRPEHLLVQLGHMRRLVPSLAGVQVIRTWSGVEGYMDDKQPAIGFSPNVPGLIHAFGFTGHGFQLAPGVGSVVAELAASGTSPVPLESYAVDRFAASGDAR; this is encoded by the coding sequence ATGAACCGACGGTTCGACGTGGCGGTCGTCGGCGGCGGCCTCGTCGGCGCCTCCGCGGCCTACTTCCTCGCCTCGCGGCACCGGCTCGACGTCGTCCTCCTCGAGCGCGGCCGGGTCGGGGCGCAGGCGAGCGGGGTCAACTTCGGCAACGTGCGCCGGCAGGGCCGGACCATCAACCAGCTTCCCCTCGCCCACCACGCGCGCGCCATCTGGGGCGAACTCGACAAGCACCTCGACGACCCGTGCGAGTTCCTCGTCACCGGGCACCTCAAGCTTGCCTTCGACGACGAACAGATGGCCGCGCTCGAAGACTACGCCCCCAGGGCCGGAGCGGCGGGGCTCGACCTCGAGCTGATGGGCGCCAACGCCGTCCACACGCGCTTTCCCTTCCTCGGCAAGGGAGTGGTCGGCGGCTCGTTCTCGCCGCAGGACGGCAACGCCAACCCGCGCCTCGTCGCGCCGGCGTTCGGGCGCGCCGCACGCCGCGCCGGTGCGGACGTGCGCGAGAACACCGAAGTGCTGGACATCACCCGCACCGCCGACGGTTTCGCGCTCGAGACGCGCGACGGGTCGCTGCGTGCCGGCACCGTCGTCAACGCCGCCGGCGCATGGGCCGGACGCCTCGCCCAATCCTTCGGCGACACGGTGCCGATGACGCCGCGGGGGCCGATGATGGCCGTCACCGAGCCGCTCCGGTACGCGATCCGCCCCGTCCTCGGCACGGGCGACTCGTCCTTCTACATGCGTCAGGTCGAGCGCGGCAGCGTCGTCTTTGGCGGCGGTGCCCGCGTCGACGTCGACCTCGACAACCCGTTCCCGAGACCGCGTCCGGAGCACCTCCTCGTGCAGCTGGGACACATGCGGCGGCTGGTGCCCTCGCTCGCCGGCGTCCAGGTGATCCGCACGTGGAGCGGTGTCGAGGGCTACATGGACGACAAGCAGCCGGCGATCGGCTTCTCCCCGAACGTGCCCGGCCTGATCCATGCCTTCGGCTTCACCGGGCACGGTTTCCAGCTCGCACCCGGCGTCGGCTCCGTCGTCGCCGAGCTGGCGGCGTCCGGCACCTCGCCGGTGCCGCTGGAGTCCTACGCCGTCGACCGCTTCGCCGCCTCGGGCGACGCCCGCTGA
- a CDS encoding NAD(P)/FAD-dependent oxidoreductase, translating to MARPRIVIVGAGPAGVRAAEVLAEAALEPLVIDEAPAAGGQIYRQPPASHRRPPERLYGLEAGRAVRVHRAFEAVSGQVEHWPNSSVWGVDGRNLMVTRSNGRIVAVPYAKVILATGATDRTIPVEGWTMPGVFTLGGAQIALKYQACLIGEHAVFVGTGPLLYLVAFQTLKAGGRVAGVFDTTPFGHKARNMWRMAALPAALLKGLSYYARLIAHGVPVHSGVTPVRIEGAGRVEALVVKDRAGREIRTACDGVGLGYHVQSETQLADLFRIPFAFDPPSRQWLPEVDAAGRAAADVYLAGDGARVRGADVAEATGARAALACLEDLGHQVDPAAVARIDRVIARGSRFAAGVRATFPVPDHLLAGVPDDTVLCRCEEVTFGTYRAALAGRGASEVNRAKAFCRVGMGRCQGRMCGLSAAGVAAAALAVPLPDVGRLRGQAPVKPLVVTEAAE from the coding sequence ATGGCTCGACCGCGCATCGTAATCGTCGGCGCCGGCCCCGCCGGAGTGCGCGCCGCCGAGGTGCTCGCCGAGGCGGCCCTCGAGCCGCTCGTGATCGACGAGGCGCCGGCGGCGGGCGGACAGATCTACCGGCAGCCGCCGGCGAGCCATCGCCGGCCACCGGAGCGCCTGTACGGCCTCGAGGCGGGGCGCGCGGTGCGCGTGCACCGGGCGTTCGAGGCCGTCAGCGGGCAGGTCGAGCACTGGCCGAACTCCAGCGTCTGGGGCGTCGACGGTCGGAACCTCATGGTGACCCGCAGCAACGGGCGCATCGTCGCGGTCCCCTATGCCAAGGTGATCCTCGCCACCGGCGCTACGGACCGCACCATCCCGGTGGAGGGGTGGACCATGCCCGGCGTGTTCACTCTGGGCGGCGCGCAGATAGCCCTGAAGTACCAGGCCTGCCTGATCGGCGAGCATGCGGTCTTCGTCGGCACCGGCCCCCTCCTCTACCTCGTCGCGTTCCAGACCTTGAAGGCCGGCGGCCGCGTCGCCGGCGTGTTCGACACGACGCCCTTCGGCCACAAGGCGCGAAACATGTGGCGGATGGCGGCGCTCCCGGCCGCGCTGCTGAAGGGCCTGTCCTATTACGCGCGGCTGATCGCGCACGGTGTTCCGGTTCACTCCGGCGTGACGCCGGTGCGGATCGAAGGCGCCGGCCGTGTCGAGGCCCTCGTCGTGAAGGACCGCGCCGGGCGCGAGATCCGAACCGCCTGCGACGGCGTCGGGCTCGGCTACCACGTCCAGTCCGAAACGCAGCTTGCCGACCTCTTCCGGATCCCCTTCGCCTTCGACCCGCCGTCGCGCCAGTGGCTGCCGGAGGTGGACGCGGCCGGCCGTGCCGCAGCGGACGTCTACCTCGCCGGCGACGGCGCCCGCGTCCGCGGCGCGGACGTCGCCGAGGCCACCGGGGCGCGGGCCGCGCTCGCGTGCCTCGAGGACCTCGGCCACCAGGTCGACCCGGCGGCGGTCGCCCGCATCGACAGGGTGATCGCCCGCGGCAGCCGCTTCGCCGCAGGCGTGCGCGCGACCTTCCCGGTCCCCGACCACCTCCTCGCGGGCGTCCCCGACGACACCGTCCTGTGCCGCTGCGAGGAGGTGACGTTCGGGACTTACCGTGCCGCCCTCGCCGGACGCGGCGCGAGCGAGGTGAACCGGGCCAAGGCCTTCTGCCGCGTCGGCATGGGGCGCTGCCAGGGCAGGATGTGCGGCCTCTCGGCGGCAGGTGTCGCGGCCGCGGCCCTCGCGGTGCCGCTTCCGGACGTCGGGCGGCTGCGCGGGCAGGCACCCGTCAAGCCGCTCGTCGTGACGGAGGCCGCCGAATGA
- a CDS encoding (2Fe-2S)-binding protein, with the protein MSSGLLFRIGERERARVTFILDGEACTALDGDTVLTAVLTHRTRLRETELRGEPRAGFCLMGACQDCWIWTDGGRRVRACSTPVTEGMVINTNSPFGAWLDRAS; encoded by the coding sequence ATGAGCAGCGGGCTCCTCTTCCGGATCGGTGAACGCGAGCGGGCGCGCGTCACCTTCATCCTCGATGGCGAGGCGTGCACCGCGCTCGACGGCGACACCGTGCTGACGGCGGTCCTCACCCACCGGACGCGGCTGCGCGAGACGGAGCTCCGGGGCGAGCCGAGGGCGGGATTCTGCCTCATGGGTGCCTGCCAGGACTGCTGGATCTGGACCGACGGGGGCCGCCGCGTGCGCGCCTGTTCCACGCCGGTTACCGAAGGAATGGTCATCAACACGAACTCACCCTTCGGCGCATGGCTCGACCGCGCATCGTAA